Proteins encoded within one genomic window of Cydia pomonella isolate Wapato2018A chromosome 12, ilCydPomo1, whole genome shotgun sequence:
- the LOC133523197 gene encoding uncharacterized protein LOC133523197, which produces MATPSIDEVSVQLEDIYNSIKKAEINYKKCPKERLTLGYVKVRMQYIDEYWSSFKQLHSELLKISTTEQRQSLLYFVENYYDKCEEKYLNLKTTLQDLLDFNTPTPAGTPMNTSSVSGDIKTVMDVKLPRLELPKFSGLYEDWQAFEDIFTSIIHNNQSLSDVQRFYYLKSCLIGEASTTLKHYKVVEKNYRPAWDTLKKRYSHKRLVVNAILKRLFSSKKMLSQSPSLLKTLVDNMKECLHSFKGLSINTDAWDPLLIFLATQKLDPESHKQWEEHVSLQETGDLPTINELFHFLENKIHTLELTSAASSQAKTVKERSFHASATSEKNCLFCQDAHALCHCKQFGKLDPSERSEFAKNQKLCYNCLLPGHSVLFCKLNVSCKVCHRRHHSLLHQSSYRGATPAAEENKTTDVSAHAKMEEVDDGSQNDDERLEDIAANFAADESAGLLATAIVPVRDTTGRVILLRALVDKGSQATFITERAAQLFKVKREYIRGRITGVGDTNTRVNHTVRLDVLSRYENKFNLNVKMYVMPTRVTKVLPSKRVPINEESGDWAHLKDLPLADPTFNKPGRIDLLLGVKVYSRILKEKIIKGPPGKPIAQLTSLGWIIFGEIDESNSQDDVIAMHHQLDLDNMVKNMWELEAPFKRAYTADERLCEEIYETLHSRTEDGRYIVKLPMRNKQPQATQGDTRSIAMKRLKQLESRFDRMPPLKTEYTRVLEEYLAMNHMEEVPEEEMEDPAVYLSHHAIIREEKETTKYRIVFDASAKGSNNKSLNDDLLVGPQLQEDLRNIIMRWRMRKVCYVADVEKMYRQILVTKADTNYQRLLWRNNPKEEVKDYRLLRVTFGTASAPYLAVKTLHQIAMDEGKDQPNAARVIKEDFYMDDLISGNDTVDEAITTAREVKRILQRGGFHLQKWTSNEREFLEQIEASQRSSRVKMDIKLDGTIQALGLSWNVGNDIFQYTLELPDIPEIVTKRNILAQVQRLFDPLGWLAPAILPAKSLLQQLWLQGISWDEEVSADFKQKWINLRQSFDYLRDIEVERWLYTTQSNLQAVSVHGFCDASTKAYGAVAYLRVETEGEIRTGIIAAKTRVAPVKPVSLPKLELCAAVLLSRLLKQVKEAMRIPDTHLYAWTDSSVVLSWLLGDPGRWNVFVCNRVVEILDNIGNQRWYHVASEDNPADIASRGTTLQLLAQDQKWWKGPKWLQTDDIPYRRPEIKETELERKRNIQVNVNIESEEPGIKFEEFDTLSELLKTIVYSLRFLNSKKTPENIQKELTTTELENALIRCIKIVQRREFGAELDNLMKGKDVKRESTIKGLNPYLDEKNVLRVGGRLRNADIPEERKHPIILSSRNALTLLIIADAHQKTLHGTMPLMFVYLRSKYWILRVKNAIKAYIHKCVVCARQRAITRTQIMGDLPKVRITQARPFLHSGVDFAGPIQVLMSRGRGAKSNKAYIAIFVCMVVKCIHLELVGDMTSESFIGAFKRFVARRGRCTHLWSDQGRNFVGADKDLTIAWTESNLQLPERLSSILADDGTQWHFIPPYSPNFGGLWEAGVKSVKFHLKRILTANLTFEELSTTLCEIEACLNSRPLIPVDTTDPDVEVLTPGHFLIGEAPVTIPNPDLREINTNRLSRWQFTQKLVRDFWHKWQNEYLSRLQERPKWLKREREFELGDIVLIKDDQLPPGKWSLGRVLDKHPGPDGVTRVYSVRCRGDVTKRSVSKLCELPVNTNEQ; this is translated from the coding sequence ATGGCTACACCATCAATAGACGAAGTTTCGGTGCAACTAGAAGACATATATAACAGTATCAAGAAAGCggaaattaattacaaaaaatgcCCCAAGGAGAGGCTAACCCTTGGTTACGTAAAGGTGCGCATGCAATATATTGACGAGTACTGGTCATCATTCAAGCAATTACATTCCGAGTTACTAAAAATATCAACTACGGAACAAAGGCAATCTCTGTTATACTTCGTTGAGAATTATTACGATAAATGTGAAGAAAAATACTTGAATCTAAAAACTACGCTTCAGGACCTGTTGGACTTTAACACACCTACACCGGCTGGCACGCCCATGAATACTTCATCAGTTTCTGGAGATATTAAGACAGTAATGGATGTGAAATTACCTCGTTTAGAATTACCGAAATTTTCTGGTCTTTATGAAGATTGGCAGGCGTTTGAAGATATTTTTACATCAATAATTCACAACAACCAGTCATTGAGTGACGTGCAGCGGTTTTACTACCTAAAGTCTTGTTTAATCGGAGAAGCCAGCACAACCTTGAAGCATTATAAGGTCGTGGAGAAAAATTACAGACCCGCTTGGGATACATTGAAGAAACGTTACAGTCATAAACGTCTTGTGGTCAATGCAATTCTCAAAAGGCTGTTTTcatcaaaaaaaatgttgagtCAATCTCCTAGCCTATTGAAAACATTAGTTGATAATATGAAAGAGTGCCTTCACAGCTTTAAAGGTCTGTCGATTAACACTGATGCTTGGGACCCCTTGCTTATATTCTTAGCGACTCAAAAATTGGACCCAGAGAGCCACAAACAATGGGAAGAGCACGTGAGCCTGCAAGAGACTGGGGATCTGCCTACGATAAATGAATTGTTTCACTTTTtggagaataaaatacatacattggAATTAACGTCTGCAGCGTCGTCGCAAGCCAAAACTGTTAAAGAACGATCATTTCACGCCAGTGCTACATccgaaaaaaattgtcttttcTGTCAAGATGCTCATGCCTTATGCCATTGCAAGCAATTTGGAAAATTGGATCCCAGCGAAAGAAGCGAATTTGCTAAGAATCAAAAATTGTGCTATAATTGTCTTCTACCAGGGCACTCAGTGCTGTTCTGTAAACTAAATGTATCCTGCAAGGTCTGCCATCGTCGACACCATTCACTCCTCCATCAAAGTAGCTATCGAGGAGCGACGCCAGCAGCTGAAGAGAATAAGACAACTGACGTTTCTGCACATGCCAAAATGGAAGAAGTTGACGACGGGAGCCAAAACGACGATGAAAGGTTAGAAGATATAGCAGCCAATTTTGCAGCAGATGAATCAGCTGGGCTATTGGCTACGGCTATAGTACCGGTACGAGATACGACTGGAAGGGTGATCCTGCTGCGAGCGTTGGTGGATAAAGGATCACAAGCGACGTTTATCACTGAAAGGGCAGCTCAACTATTTAAAGTGAAGAGGGAGTATATTAGAGGGAGAATTACAGGCGTTGGCGACACAAATACAAGGGTTAATCATACCGTCCGATTAGATGTTCTTTCACGATATGAGAATAAATTCAACCTCAATGTAAAGATGTATGTCATGCCTACGCGAGTGACGAAGGTGCTGCCATCCAAAAGGGTACCTATAAATGAAGAATCCGGTGATTGGGCGCATTTGAAAGATCTCCCTCTAGCAGATCCCACATTTAACAAACCTGGAAGAATAGATTTGCTTCTAGGTGTGAAAGTGTACTCACGAAtcttaaaggaaaaaataatcaaaggtCCACCAGGAAAGCCGATTGCGCAACTTACTAGCCTGGGTTGGATTATCTTCGGAGAAATTGATGAATCAAACTCTCAAGATGATGTAATAGCAATGCATCATCAGTTAGACCTGGATAATATGGTGAAAAACATGTGGGAGTTAGAAGCACCTTTTAAACGAGCATATACAGCAGACGAAAGACTCTGTGAAGAAATATACGAAACCCTTCACTCCAGAACTGAAGATGGGAGGTATATTGTGAAGCTACCTATGAGAAATAAACAGCCTCAAGCAACACAAGGTGATACCAGAAGCATAGCTATGAAACGACTTAAGCAGTTAGAATCACGTTTCGATAGGATGCCTCCGTTGAAAACTGAATATACCAGAGTGCTTGAGGAGTACCTAGCCATGAACCATATGGAAGAAGTTCCAGAAGAGGAAATGGAAGATCCAGCTGTCTATCTATCTCATCATGCTATAATTAGAGAGGAAAAAGAGACAACGAAATATAGAATTGTATTTGACGCGTCAGCCAAGGGTTCCAATAACAAATCATTAAACGATGATTTATTAGTCGGACCCCAGCTACAAGAAGACTTGCGAAACATTATCATGCGTTGGAGGATGAGAAAGGTATGCTATGTAGCCGATGTGGAGAAAATGTACCGTCAAATACTGGTAACCAAAGCTGACACCAACTATCAAAGACTTCTATGGCGTAATAATCCAAAAGAAGAAGTTAAAGATTATCGCCTGCTTCGAGTTACCTTTGGAACAGCATCGGCCCCTTATTTAGCCGTCAAGACGCTTCATCAGATAGCTATGGATGAAGGCAAGGACCAACCTAATGCGGCACGAGTCATTAAGGAGGACTTCTATATGGATGATTTGATATCAGGGAATGACACCGTAGACGAGGCCATAACCACAGCACGGGAAGTAAAGAGGATACTACAACGAGGAGGTTTTCACTTACAAAAATGGACATCAAACGAACGAGAGTTCTTGGAGCAAATTGAAGCGTCGCAACGAAGCTCGCGAGTTAAGATGGATATCAAATTAGATGGAACGATTCAAGCATTAGGACTATCCTGGAATGTGGGCAACGACATCTTTCAATATACATTAGAGCTACCCGACATTCCTGAAATTGTAACCAAACGAAACATACTTGCTCAAGTACAAAGACTATTTGATCCTCTTGGGTGGTTGGCTCCtgcaattctaccagctaaaaGTTTACTGCAACAGTTATGGCTTCAAGGTATTAGCTGGGATGAGGAGGTCAGTGCTGATTTTAAGCAAAAATGGATAAACTTACGTCAAAGTTTTGATTACCTCCGCGACATCGAAGTAGAGCGATGGTTATATACGACTCAAAGTAACTTGCAAGCAGTTTCCGTGCACGGGTTTTGTGATGCATCCACAAAAGCATATGGAGCTGTAGCTTACCTCAGAGTTGAGACAGAAGGAGAAATACGAACTGGAATAATTGCTGCCAAAACACGCGTCGCACCTGTGAAACCAGTCTCTCTTCCAAAACTGGAACTGTGTGCTGCGGTACTCCTCTCTAGACTACTCAAACAAGTAAAAGAAGCAATGAGAATACCCGATACTCACTTATATGCCTGGACAGATTCTTCCGTAGTGCTATCATGGCTATTAGGTGACCCTGGAAGGTGGAACGTATTTGTTTGCAATCGAGTCGTCGAGATATTAGACAACATTGGCAATCAAAGGTGGTACCATGTTGCCTCTGAAGATAACCCAGCAGACATCGCGAGTAGAGGGACAACCCTTCAACTACTAGCACAAGATCAAAAATGGTGGAAAGGCCCGAAGTGGCTGCAGACTGACGACATTCCATATAGAAGAcctgaaataaaagaaacagaatTAGAAAGAAAGAGAAATATACAAGTAAACGTGAATATAGAAAGTGAAGAGCCTGGAATTAAATTTGAAGAGTTTGATACATTGTCAGAGCTTTTGAAGACGATTGTTTATAGCTTGCGATTCCTTAACAGTAAGAAGACCCctgaaaatatacaaaaggAATTAACAACTACAGAACTAGAAAATGCTTTAATAAGATGTATAAAAATAGTACAAAGAAGAGAGTTTGGTGCGGAGCTAGACAACCTAATGAAAGGCAAGGATGTAAAAAGGGAAAGCACAATAAAAGGGTTGAATCCTTACCTTGATGAGAAAAATGTTCTCAGGGTAGGCGGAAGACTTAGGAATGCTGACATTCCTGAAGAAAGAAAACATCCTATTATACTGAGTAGTAGGAATGCGTTAACACTGTTAATAATAGCAGATGCTCACCAGAAAACTCTGCATGGTACGATGCCGTTAATGTTTGTCTATCTACGTTCAAAATACTGGATCCTCAGAGTTAAAAACGCCATTAAAGCATATATTCACAAATGTGTTGTCTGCGCTAGACAAAGAGCGATTACACGAACGCAGATTATGGGAGACCTACCTAAAGTTCGCATTACGCAAGCCCGACCATTCTTACACAGCGGAGTAGATTTTGCTGGGCCAATTCAAGTTTTGATGTCAAGAGGCAGGGGAGCAAAATCTAATAAGGCCTATATCGCAATCTTTGTCTGCATGGTCGTCAAATGCATTCATCTCGAACTGGTTGGCGATATGACCTCAGAATCCTTCATAGGAGCCTTCAAGCGTTTTGTTGCCCGGCGAGGAAGATGCACGCACCTATGGAGTGACCAAGGGCGCAACTTTGTCGGCGCCGACAAGGACTTGACCATAGCATGGACAGAATCAAATTTACAACTCCCAGAGCGGTTAAGTAGCATACTTGCTGACGATGGAACGCAATGGCACTTCATACCTCCATATAGCCCAAACTTTGGAGGTCTGTGGGAGGCCGGCGTTAAGTCAGTAAAGTTCCATTTAAAAAGAATACTCACCGCCAATCTTACCTTTGAAGAGTTAAGCACGACGTTATGTGAGATTGAAGCGTGTTTGAACAGTCGGCCTTTGATTCCTGTGGATACCACCGACCCCGATGTCGAAGTTCTCACGCCTGGACATTTCCTCATCGGCGAGGCGCCAGTTACAATACCTAACCCGGATTTACGAGAGATCAATACCAACAGGTTATCACGGTGGCAATTCACCCAAAAACTCGTTAGAGACTTCTGGCATAAGTGGCAAAATGAATATCTCTCCCGTCTTCAAGAAAGGCCAAAGTGGTTGAAACGAGAACGTGAATTCGAACTCGGAGATATTGTACTGATAAAGGACGATCAACTTCCACCAGGAAAATGGTCACTTGGAAGGGTGCTAGACAAGCACCCAGGTCCGGATGGCGTGACTCGTGTTTATAGTGTGCGGTGTCGTGGGGATGTTACCAAACGTTCCGTGTCAAAATTGTGTGAACTGCCTGTTAATACTAATGAACAATAA